In Thermococcus thioreducens, a genomic segment contains:
- a CDS encoding NAD(P)-dependent malic enzyme yields the protein MDALNFHRNNFPGNGKIEVIPKIPLTGETLSLAYTPGVAEVSRAIADGEDPCEYTNRCNTVAVVSDGTRVLGLGDVGASAALPVMEGKALLFKAFGGVDAFPLVLAERDPERFIEVVKAVSPSFGGINLEDIASPKCFPVLERLRNELNIPVFHDDQQGTASVVLAGLINALKVVGKRLGEVSVALFGAGAAGFATLRIVTEAGVKPENVRVVELVGGRQRALTPDLPLERLFPHRGELLSRTNGEGIESVEGAVKGADVLISFTKPGPGVIKPEWIRLMADDAIVFPLANPTPEILPEEAKKAGARIVATGRSDYPNQVNNLLGFPAIFRGALDVRAKTITDGMIIAASKAIASVIEPSEDEIIPSPFHPEVHPKVARAVAEEAMKEGVARVRVSPDEIEERLRKWREFYEREIAPLNDRRGSYR from the coding sequence ATGGACGCTCTTAACTTTCACCGGAACAACTTCCCCGGCAACGGGAAGATAGAGGTCATTCCAAAGATTCCCCTCACCGGGGAGACCCTCAGCCTAGCTTACACCCCCGGCGTGGCGGAGGTTTCGAGAGCGATAGCAGACGGAGAAGACCCCTGCGAGTACACCAACAGATGCAACACTGTCGCAGTTGTGAGCGACGGAACGCGGGTGCTGGGCCTCGGCGATGTTGGGGCTTCGGCGGCACTCCCCGTCATGGAGGGAAAGGCACTCCTCTTCAAGGCATTCGGTGGAGTAGATGCTTTCCCACTCGTTCTGGCCGAGAGGGATCCCGAGAGGTTCATCGAGGTCGTCAAGGCAGTTTCCCCCTCATTCGGAGGGATAAACCTTGAGGACATAGCCTCGCCAAAGTGCTTCCCCGTCCTCGAAAGGCTCCGCAACGAGCTGAACATCCCTGTTTTCCACGACGACCAGCAGGGGACGGCTTCGGTTGTTCTGGCGGGGCTGATAAACGCCCTGAAGGTCGTCGGTAAGAGGCTGGGGGAGGTAAGCGTTGCACTCTTCGGTGCCGGGGCGGCAGGTTTCGCAACACTCAGGATAGTGACCGAAGCCGGTGTTAAGCCGGAAAACGTTCGCGTCGTCGAGCTTGTTGGCGGAAGGCAGAGAGCCTTAACACCAGACCTCCCACTTGAGCGGCTCTTTCCCCACCGGGGAGAACTGCTCTCCAGGACGAACGGCGAGGGTATCGAAAGCGTTGAGGGAGCGGTTAAAGGTGCCGACGTTCTCATATCCTTCACGAAGCCCGGTCCCGGCGTGATAAAGCCGGAATGGATAAGGCTCATGGCCGACGACGCGATAGTCTTTCCGCTGGCAAACCCAACTCCCGAGATACTCCCAGAGGAGGCGAAGAAAGCCGGGGCAAGAATAGTTGCAACGGGAAGGAGCGACTACCCGAATCAAGTTAACAACCTCCTCGGCTTCCCGGCTATATTCAGGGGGGCCCTGGACGTGAGGGCCAAGACGATAACCGACGGAATGATAATTGCCGCATCAAAGGCTATCGCCTCGGTGATAGAGCCCAGTGAAGATGAGATAATCCCCTCCCCGTTCCACCCCGAGGTCCACCCGAAGGTTGCCAGGGCAGTCGCCGAGGAAGCAATGAAGGAAGGGGTCGCGAGGGTTCGTGTTAGCCCCGATGAGATAGAAGAACGGTTGAGGAAATGGAGGGAGTTCTATGAGCGGGAGATAGCGCCTCTCAACGACCGTAGAGGGAGCTACCGTTAG
- a CDS encoding FumA C-terminus/TtdB family hydratase beta subunit: MAVRLKTPLSGDDILNLNAGDVVHLSGVIYTARDSAHSRILKLVGKGELPFDLNGAVIYHCGPVVRKTSNGYGILSAGPTTSARMNRYLDKILSLGVRGIIGKGGMNREPFKDRAVYFSFTGGAGSLAAKSVKRVVDVLWLEELGIPEAVWVLEVEDFPLLVAIDANGSSLYGR, from the coding sequence GTGGCAGTGAGGCTGAAGACTCCCCTGAGTGGGGATGACATCCTGAACCTCAATGCTGGAGACGTAGTTCACCTCTCCGGGGTAATCTACACCGCCAGGGACTCGGCCCACAGTAGAATTCTCAAACTAGTCGGAAAGGGGGAACTTCCCTTCGACCTCAACGGTGCCGTTATCTATCACTGCGGGCCGGTGGTGAGGAAAACGTCCAATGGTTATGGGATACTCTCCGCCGGACCGACGACGAGCGCAAGGATGAACCGCTATCTGGACAAAATCCTCTCCCTCGGCGTCCGCGGAATAATAGGGAAGGGGGGCATGAACAGGGAGCCGTTCAAAGACCGCGCCGTTTACTTCTCCTTTACAGGGGGAGCCGGCTCACTCGCGGCAAAGAGCGTAAAACGCGTCGTTGACGTCCTCTGGCTGGAGGAGCTGGGGATTCCAGAGGCGGTGTGGGTTCTTGAGGTTGAGGACTTCCCTCTGCTGGTGGCGATAGATGCTAACGGTAGCTCCCTCTACGGTCGTTGA
- a CDS encoding fumarate hydratase: MIEAIVEAIRLAVTKIPEDTFSAIRKAYAEEEDETARFNLGNIIKAIDLGFADRVPVCQDTGTITFFVEAGVESPYLGGLRDLLIEATRRATGEIPLRPNAVDVLTGKNSGDNTGRNVPLIHWEPVPGDRIRIAVLPKGGGSENCSALAMLTPAEGWEGLKRFVVEHVKACGGKPCPPVILGIGVGGGADYAPLLAKKALLRKVGERNPNDKIAKIEEELLTAVNGTGIGPMGMGGRTTALDVRIEVAHRHPASFPVGLVVQCWANRRAFIEIKPDGRVDVWQ; encoded by the coding sequence TTGATTGAGGCCATCGTCGAGGCGATAAGGCTGGCCGTCACCAAGATCCCCGAAGACACCTTCTCCGCCATCAGGAAGGCCTACGCCGAGGAGGAGGACGAGACAGCGCGCTTCAACCTCGGGAATATAATTAAGGCCATAGACCTCGGCTTCGCCGACCGGGTTCCCGTCTGTCAGGACACGGGCACGATTACCTTCTTCGTTGAGGCGGGAGTAGAAAGTCCCTACCTCGGTGGACTCAGGGACCTGCTCATAGAGGCGACGAGGAGGGCAACTGGGGAAATACCCCTCAGGCCAAACGCCGTTGACGTCCTCACCGGAAAGAACTCCGGCGACAACACCGGCAGGAACGTTCCTCTAATCCACTGGGAGCCCGTTCCAGGAGACAGAATAAGGATAGCTGTTCTTCCAAAGGGCGGCGGAAGTGAGAACTGCTCTGCTTTAGCGATGCTGACCCCTGCCGAGGGCTGGGAAGGCCTAAAGCGCTTCGTAGTCGAGCACGTTAAGGCCTGCGGCGGAAAGCCGTGTCCACCGGTCATCCTGGGCATAGGGGTTGGTGGAGGTGCAGATTACGCCCCGCTCCTGGCCAAAAAGGCCCTGCTGAGAAAGGTGGGCGAGAGGAACCCGAATGATAAGATAGCGAAAATCGAGGAGGAACTTCTGACGGCAGTGAACGGCACAGGAATCGGCCCCATGGGGATGGGGGGAAGGACCACCGCTCTGGACGTCAGGATAGAGGTCGCCCACAGGCATCCGGCGAGCTTTCCGGTGGGTCTGGTCGTCCAGTGCTGGGCCAACAGGAGGGCGTTCATCGAGATAAAGCCCGACGGGAGGGTGGACGTGTGGCAGTGA
- a CDS encoding ATP-binding protein has translation MNVEELKRILADQWETMSEKLERENIVERELREKILKNFGPTAHIITGPRRSGKSVLSATLPGRPLYVNFEDPTMAGFTIRDYKKLLQAGYELFGDFDYIVLDEVQEVEGWERMVSALRESYPTVVTGSNARLLSREFSTYLTGRYLSYTLLPFSFGEFLAYKGVELEVETTKDEARIKRALLEYIERGGFPEALRFGREYLVNLYSDIITRDVIVRYGVRNVRELKEVAFYLFSNFSGRFTYRKVKNVLGIGNVETVKNYVEYLESAYLLFELPKFSFKPKEVLRGYKKVYAVDTGMLNAVVPKVSENIGRLMENAVFLELLRLKHYGRPELELYYYRDTKGEVDFVARENGSVELIQVTYASDEGEIAKRELENLFRVMELFDVKTGTLVTWDYSGEIRRDELKVKAVPLWRWLLNSRINLFNPSVQS, from the coding sequence ATGAACGTTGAGGAACTCAAGAGGATTTTGGCCGACCAGTGGGAGACCATGAGTGAGAAGCTCGAAAGAGAGAACATCGTCGAGCGGGAGCTGAGGGAAAAGATCCTGAAAAACTTCGGCCCAACAGCCCACATAATAACAGGACCAAGACGCTCCGGAAAATCCGTTCTCTCGGCGACTCTCCCGGGTAGACCGCTCTACGTAAACTTTGAGGATCCCACGATGGCGGGTTTCACCATTAGGGATTACAAAAAACTCCTTCAGGCGGGCTACGAGCTTTTTGGAGACTTCGATTACATAGTTCTCGATGAGGTTCAGGAAGTTGAGGGCTGGGAGAGAATGGTCTCCGCTTTAAGGGAGAGCTATCCCACAGTCGTTACCGGAAGCAACGCCCGGCTGCTTTCGAGGGAGTTCTCTACCTATTTGACCGGAAGATATCTGAGCTACACCCTTCTGCCCTTCTCATTCGGGGAGTTTCTGGCCTACAAAGGAGTTGAGCTGGAGGTCGAGACAACAAAGGACGAGGCGCGGATAAAGCGGGCTTTACTTGAATATATCGAGCGCGGAGGCTTTCCGGAGGCGCTACGCTTCGGCCGGGAGTACCTGGTAAACCTCTACAGCGATATCATCACGAGGGACGTTATAGTCCGCTACGGCGTTAGAAACGTCCGCGAGCTTAAGGAGGTAGCTTTCTACCTCTTCTCGAACTTCTCTGGGCGGTTTACATACAGGAAGGTGAAGAACGTCCTTGGAATCGGGAACGTTGAGACGGTGAAGAACTATGTCGAGTATCTTGAATCGGCATACCTTCTCTTTGAGCTCCCCAAGTTCTCTTTCAAGCCAAAAGAAGTTCTCAGGGGCTATAAGAAGGTCTACGCAGTTGACACAGGAATGCTTAACGCCGTCGTGCCGAAGGTGTCCGAGAACATCGGCAGGCTGATGGAGAATGCAGTCTTTCTTGAACTCCTAAGGCTCAAACACTACGGGAGGCCAGAGCTTGAGCTTTACTACTACAGAGATACCAAGGGAGAGGTAGACTTCGTCGCCAGGGAGAACGGGAGTGTTGAGCTGATTCAAGTCACCTACGCCTCGGACGAGGGAGAAATAGCGAAGAGGGAGCTGGAAAACCTATTCAGAGTCATGGAACTCTTCGATGTGAAAACTGGAACGCTCGTGACGTGGGACTACTCGGGGGAAATAAGGCGAGATGAACTGAAGGTGAAGGCCGTCCCGCTCTGGAGGTGGCTTTTAAATTCCCGCATCAATCTTTTTAATCCATCGGTTCAGTCTTAG
- a CDS encoding hydroxyacid dehydrogenase, protein MKVLVAAPLHEKAIEVLKNAGFEVLYEEYPDEGRLIGLVGDVDAIIVRSKPKVTRKVIEAAPKLKVIGRAGVGLDNIDLEAAKERGIKVVNSPGASSRSVAELVLALMFNVARKVAFADRKMREGVWAKKQCMGIELEGKTLGIVGFGRIGYQIAKIAKALGMNVLLYDPYPNEERAKEVGGKFVDLETLLRESDVVTLHVPLIDATYHLINEERLRLMKPTAILINAARGAVVDTEALVKALQEGWIAGAGLDVFEEEPLPKDHPLTKLNNVVLTPHIGASTVEAQMRAGVQVAEQIVEILRG, encoded by the coding sequence GTGAAGGTTCTCGTTGCAGCACCGCTCCACGAAAAGGCTATTGAGGTCTTGAAGAACGCCGGTTTTGAGGTTCTTTACGAGGAGTACCCCGATGAGGGGAGGCTCATCGGGCTCGTCGGGGACGTTGACGCCATCATCGTCAGGAGCAAGCCGAAGGTGACGAGGAAGGTCATCGAGGCCGCTCCAAAGCTCAAGGTCATCGGAAGGGCCGGCGTCGGGCTGGACAACATAGACCTTGAGGCGGCAAAGGAGAGGGGCATTAAGGTCGTCAACAGCCCTGGTGCCTCAAGCAGAAGCGTCGCAGAGCTCGTCCTTGCCCTGATGTTCAACGTCGCCAGGAAGGTGGCCTTCGCCGACAGAAAGATGAGGGAAGGCGTCTGGGCCAAGAAGCAGTGCATGGGGATCGAGCTTGAGGGCAAGACCCTCGGAATAGTCGGCTTCGGCAGGATAGGCTACCAGATAGCCAAGATAGCCAAAGCCCTCGGCATGAACGTCCTCCTCTACGACCCCTACCCGAACGAGGAGAGGGCCAAAGAGGTCGGTGGGAAGTTCGTCGACCTTGAGACCCTCCTGAGGGAGAGCGACGTTGTAACGCTCCACGTCCCGCTCATCGATGCTACCTACCACCTCATCAACGAGGAGAGGCTCAGGCTCATGAAGCCGACCGCGATACTAATCAACGCGGCTAGGGGTGCCGTCGTTGACACCGAGGCCCTCGTAAAGGCCCTCCAGGAGGGATGGATCGCTGGGGCTGGCCTCGACGTCTTCGAGGAGGAGCCCCTCCCGAAGGACCACCCGCTCACGAAGCTCAACAACGTCGTCCTCACCCCGCACATCGGAGCCTCGACCGTCGAGGCACAGATGAGGGCGGGCGTCCAGGTGGCGGAGCAGATAGTTGAGATTCTGAGGGGCTGA
- a CDS encoding TIGR00153 family protein has protein sequence MPIFGGKESNVFEAIENHLAVVDETLVAFRELMRVYLEGDLEKAKAFEREVDQLESKADRLRRDIETMLYEGAFLPANRGDYVRLSELIDQVADAAESAAHTLILARPKVPAELKDEIMELVDSSIRSYTVLVEAVKALNRDVDRAIELAKAVEDSEEEADDVEYDVKGKVFESETVTTYAKIIWNQILTKIGDIADRAEDTSDQVMLMAIKRRG, from the coding sequence ATGCCCATATTCGGTGGTAAGGAGAGCAACGTCTTTGAGGCTATTGAAAACCACCTCGCGGTCGTGGACGAGACCCTTGTGGCGTTCAGGGAGCTCATGAGGGTGTACCTTGAGGGCGACCTTGAGAAGGCAAAGGCCTTTGAGCGGGAGGTTGACCAGCTCGAAAGCAAGGCCGACAGGCTGAGGAGGGACATAGAGACCATGCTGTATGAGGGCGCTTTTCTGCCCGCAAACAGGGGTGACTACGTAAGGCTCAGCGAGCTCATAGACCAGGTGGCGGACGCCGCTGAAAGCGCTGCACACACCCTGATCCTTGCAAGGCCAAAGGTGCCGGCGGAGCTCAAAGACGAAATTATGGAGCTTGTGGACTCATCGATCAGGAGCTATACGGTTCTGGTTGAGGCGGTGAAGGCATTAAACCGCGACGTTGACAGGGCCATAGAGCTGGCAAAGGCTGTTGAGGACTCTGAAGAAGAAGCAGACGATGTGGAGTATGACGTGAAGGGGAAGGTTTTTGAAAGCGAGACCGTCACGACCTATGCCAAGATTATCTGGAACCAGATACTGACAAAGATAGGCGACATAGCAGACCGTGCGGAGGACACTTCCGACCAGGTCATGCTCATGGCAATAAAGAGAAGGGGATGA
- a CDS encoding 2-dehydropantoate 2-reductase, translating into MKVYVLGAGSIGSLFGALLGRAGNDVTLIGRKEQVRAVNENGLHVSGFEEFTVYPEASLYAPDEPPQLLILATKSYSTKTALECARNCIGPDTWILSIQNGLGNEELALKVTPNVMGGITTNGAMLVEWGHVRWTGKGITVIGRYPSGNDPFVGKVAEVFNASGLETHVTENVNGWKWAKAIVNSVINGLGTVLEVKNGALKDDPHLEAISIEIAREGCIVAQQLGVQFEMHPLELLWDTIERTRENYNSTLQDIRRGKRTEVDYIHGKIVEYAHSIGLEAPRNELLWALIKAKENLNKPGG; encoded by the coding sequence ATGAAGGTTTACGTACTCGGTGCGGGGAGCATAGGTTCCCTCTTTGGGGCTTTGCTCGGGAGGGCCGGCAACGACGTAACGCTCATCGGGCGGAAGGAGCAGGTGAGGGCCGTAAACGAGAACGGGCTTCACGTCTCGGGCTTCGAGGAGTTCACGGTCTACCCTGAGGCAAGCCTCTACGCGCCTGACGAGCCTCCCCAGCTTCTGATCCTGGCCACAAAGTCATATTCGACGAAAACCGCCCTCGAATGTGCCCGCAACTGCATCGGGCCCGACACATGGATCCTCAGCATCCAGAACGGTCTGGGCAATGAGGAACTGGCTTTGAAGGTCACCCCCAACGTTATGGGTGGGATAACCACGAACGGGGCAATGCTGGTCGAGTGGGGGCACGTGAGGTGGACAGGAAAGGGAATTACCGTAATCGGCAGGTATCCGAGCGGAAACGACCCCTTCGTCGGGAAGGTCGCCGAGGTTTTCAATGCCTCCGGCCTGGAAACCCACGTCACGGAAAACGTGAACGGCTGGAAGTGGGCGAAAGCTATAGTGAATTCTGTCATCAACGGCCTTGGGACGGTTCTTGAAGTCAAAAACGGGGCTTTGAAGGATGACCCCCACCTTGAGGCCATATCTATAGAAATAGCGAGGGAGGGCTGCATCGTCGCCCAGCAGCTCGGCGTCCAGTTTGAGATGCACCCCCTTGAGCTCCTCTGGGACACCATCGAACGCACGCGGGAGAACTACAACTCGACGCTCCAGGACATAAGGAGGGGGAAGAGGACCGAGGTTGACTACATACACGGAAAGATAGTTGAGTACGCCCACTCGATAGGCCTTGAGGCTCCGAGGAACGAACTACTCTGGGCACTCATCAAGGCGAAGGAAAATCTAAATAAACCGGGCGGTTGA
- a CDS encoding RNA methyltransferase, with product MISVVLVEPEGPANIGMVARTMKNFGFSRLVLVNPNITEESYSYAVHAVDVLEDALILESFEEALELFDLSVGTTGKPGKSYIPERAPLMPWELRETIRDYPGRVGLFFGRESIGLKNEELERLDFTVTIPTSEAYPVMNIAQSVAVILYELAKRKPEAKVHSLEPATRGEKDELVNAWEKLLEVLNYPKDAERRAIFVKIFRRFVGRAALYGREVHTLIGPLRKAAMELEECRNAER from the coding sequence ATGATAAGCGTTGTTCTCGTTGAGCCGGAGGGGCCGGCAAACATAGGGATGGTAGCGAGAACCATGAAGAACTTCGGGTTCTCAAGGTTAGTCCTCGTCAATCCAAACATCACCGAGGAGAGCTACAGCTACGCCGTCCACGCGGTGGATGTTCTTGAAGACGCACTGATATTGGAGAGCTTTGAAGAGGCGCTGGAGCTTTTCGATTTGTCCGTCGGAACAACGGGAAAGCCCGGAAAAAGCTACATCCCCGAGAGGGCGCCACTGATGCCGTGGGAGCTGAGGGAAACCATACGGGACTACCCGGGGAGGGTCGGCCTGTTCTTCGGCAGGGAGAGCATCGGCCTGAAAAACGAGGAGCTGGAGAGGCTTGACTTCACCGTAACGATTCCAACCAGCGAGGCTTACCCCGTTATGAACATCGCGCAATCCGTTGCCGTTATCCTCTACGAGCTGGCAAAGAGGAAGCCAGAAGCGAAGGTTCACTCCCTTGAGCCCGCCACGAGGGGGGAGAAGGACGAGCTGGTGAATGCCTGGGAAAAACTGTTAGAGGTTCTTAATTATCCAAAAGACGCCGAGAGAAGAGCGATCTTCGTCAAGATTTTCAGGCGCTTCGTTGGCAGGGCGGCCCTCTACGGGAGGGAGGTTCACACCCTCATAGGCCCGCTGAGGAAGGCCGCTATGGAACTGGAGGAATGCCGGAATGCTGAGCGTTGA
- the otg gene encoding methylated-DNA--protein-cysteine methyltransferase translates to MLSVDSFEIAGRRVWIGVFFSEKIQGITFSLEKGQFKSNINRLTGFLRRRGVSVDTARKQSEYPSLVMEVITGELDNGELLPMMSFEGLTPFERRVYEWLTKNVKRGSVITYGSLAEALKTSPRAIGGAMKRNPYPIVVPCHRVVARDGIGYYTPRLEEKVFLLEIEGVKGWTGSRRT, encoded by the coding sequence ATGCTGAGCGTTGATAGCTTTGAAATAGCCGGAAGAAGGGTGTGGATAGGGGTCTTTTTCAGCGAGAAAATTCAGGGAATAACGTTCTCCCTTGAGAAGGGGCAGTTTAAGAGCAACATAAACCGCCTCACGGGCTTTCTGAGGAGGAGGGGCGTTAGCGTTGATACAGCAAGGAAACAGAGCGAGTACCCCTCGCTTGTGATGGAGGTGATCACCGGAGAGCTCGACAACGGGGAGCTCCTTCCGATGATGTCCTTTGAGGGCCTTACACCTTTTGAGAGACGGGTTTACGAATGGCTCACGAAAAACGTTAAAAGAGGGAGCGTTATAACCTACGGTAGCCTTGCCGAGGCTCTCAAGACGTCACCAAGGGCCATCGGCGGTGCCATGAAGAGAAATCCGTACCCGATAGTCGTCCCCTGCCACAGGGTTGTGGCTCGCGATGGCATCGGTTACTACACTCCGAGACTGGAGGAGAAGGTCTTCCTGCTCGAAATTGAGGGGGTGAAAGGATGGACAGGCTCAAGGCGTACCTGA
- a CDS encoding tetratricopeptide repeat protein, whose translation MDRLKAYLIAFILVVLGIAAGVVWYGGWKLLLQVILTLGFLGVTLMLLFFTGLTLYAESWKYGAILAVFTAISGYGLYLSATWQRLNVVAGIIVFFIAILAFGIWYISEPDLGLVDRFKSPESLERAGKYKQAARKYEKAGNYLKAAEMYERLGWMESAAWAYEKAGKYEKAAEIYEQLYEKEKDTYYLKEAHEYWKKAGNMDRAAKALEKYAEEEPWFWEDVAKLYEELGNEEKAREAWKKALEYYQKEAQEEGVFYEDVGNIARKLGREELAREAYQRFLEYCLKEAEADPMWWKHVAEAYDYLGEKEKAEEARRKYEEYRAKIMKASEETSKFPEEGSQS comes from the coding sequence ATGGACAGGCTCAAGGCGTACCTGATAGCGTTCATTCTCGTCGTTCTGGGAATAGCGGCCGGGGTAGTCTGGTACGGCGGCTGGAAGCTTCTACTCCAGGTGATACTCACCCTCGGCTTCCTTGGGGTCACCCTCATGCTGCTCTTCTTCACGGGGCTTACTCTCTACGCGGAGAGCTGGAAGTACGGGGCAATCCTGGCGGTCTTCACCGCGATAAGCGGCTACGGCCTGTACCTGAGCGCCACGTGGCAGAGGTTAAACGTCGTTGCTGGGATAATAGTCTTCTTCATAGCCATCCTCGCCTTCGGCATCTGGTACATCAGCGAGCCCGACCTTGGACTGGTCGACCGCTTCAAGAGTCCGGAAAGCCTCGAAAGGGCCGGAAAGTACAAGCAGGCCGCCAGAAAGTACGAGAAGGCCGGCAACTACCTGAAGGCCGCCGAGATGTACGAGAGGCTCGGGTGGATGGAGAGTGCCGCCTGGGCCTACGAGAAGGCCGGGAAGTACGAAAAAGCTGCGGAGATTTACGAGCAGCTGTACGAGAAGGAGAAGGACACCTACTACCTCAAGGAGGCCCATGAGTACTGGAAGAAGGCGGGAAACATGGACAGAGCGGCGAAGGCTCTCGAAAAATACGCCGAGGAGGAGCCCTGGTTCTGGGAGGACGTTGCAAAGCTCTACGAAGAACTCGGCAACGAGGAGAAGGCCAGGGAAGCATGGAAAAAGGCACTGGAGTACTACCAGAAGGAAGCCCAGGAGGAGGGGGTCTTTTACGAGGACGTCGGCAACATAGCGAGAAAGCTCGGAAGGGAGGAGCTGGCTCGCGAGGCTTACCAGAGGTTCCTCGAATACTGTCTGAAGGAGGCCGAGGCCGATCCGATGTGGTGGAAGCACGTCGCCGAGGCCTATGACTACCTTGGGGAAAAGGAGAAGGCAGAGGAGGCAAGAAGGAAGTACGAGGAGTACCGGGCAAAGATAATGAAGGCCAGCGAGGAGACCTCGAAGTTCCCGGAGGAGGGAAGCCAGAGCTAA
- a CDS encoding type II toxin-antitoxin system VapC family toxin, whose amino-acid sequence MRVYVDVNVIYYHLTDNPEFSDRATDLLEEHYGSMITSSLTVWQLYILLRRLNREVRFNLMEILPELGVRIVPLTPEILLEVERVEKLDFDDAIHYTTMKRYGVKRILSNDRDFDKIEEIERVF is encoded by the coding sequence GTGAGGGTCTACGTTGATGTTAACGTGATCTACTACCACCTTACTGATAACCCCGAGTTCTCCGATAGGGCCACCGATTTGCTGGAAGAACATTACGGGTCAATGATAACTTCATCGCTGACCGTCTGGCAGCTTTACATACTCCTTAGAAGGTTGAACAGGGAAGTGAGGTTTAACCTCATGGAAATACTTCCGGAACTGGGGGTTCGGATCGTCCCGCTGACACCTGAAATTCTTCTGGAAGTGGAGAGAGTAGAAAAGCTGGATTTTGATGATGCCATTCACTACACCACAATGAAGAGGTATGGCGTAAAGAGGATACTCTCGAATGACAGAGACTTCGACAAAATTGAGGAAATAGAGAGGGTCTTTTAG
- a CDS encoding AbrB/MazE/SpoVT family DNA-binding domain-containing protein: protein MAVEVVRLDDNGRVYLPASIRKRLHSREFYVEEKDGRIILIPVREKLMKYRGIFRGENLTGEEIDEIVDEETEKLLRGEL, encoded by the coding sequence ATGGCAGTGGAAGTTGTGAGGCTCGATGACAACGGGAGGGTTTATCTCCCTGCCAGCATCAGGAAGAGACTCCACTCTAGGGAGTTCTACGTCGAGGAGAAGGACGGCAGGATTATCCTGATCCCCGTCAGGGAAAAGCTGATGAAATACCGGGGAATTTTCCGGGGGGAAAACCTTACAGGTGAAGAAATTGACGAAATCGTGGACGAAGAAACTGAAAAGCTCCTGAGGGGAGAGCTGTGA
- a CDS encoding nascent polypeptide-associated complex protein codes for MMGMNPRQMKKLMRQMGIKMEELDGVKEVVIRLENKEIILKDPVITIITAQGEKSYQIVPGSEEVRTVISIPEEDIKLVMEQAGVDYDTAKKALEEAKGDLAEAILKLTEE; via the coding sequence ATGATGGGAATGAACCCCAGGCAGATGAAGAAGCTCATGCGCCAGATGGGCATCAAGATGGAGGAGCTTGATGGCGTTAAAGAGGTAGTAATCAGGCTGGAAAACAAGGAGATAATCCTCAAAGACCCCGTGATTACGATAATCACCGCTCAGGGGGAAAAGAGCTACCAGATAGTCCCGGGCAGTGAAGAAGTAAGGACAGTGATCAGCATCCCGGAGGAGGACATAAAGCTCGTCATGGAGCAGGCCGGCGTCGACTACGATACCGCAAAGAAAGCCCTGGAAGAGGCCAAAGGGGACCTGGCAGAGGCGATACTCAAACTCACAGAGGAATGA
- a CDS encoding carboxymuconolactone decarboxylase family protein yields the protein MTPIALITTAYTVAFISFWHGFQPTVGDMPLNLKCELFMVVPVDCEEVNVKLREIEELLDILGKKHPKEMGAFSRFLKEVIDNKTLTTREKELIAVALGIAQGCEWCIALHTHKALEAGAKPEELIEAGLVAVLMAGGPALMHLIPLMKAIENFQKGAEKD from the coding sequence ATGACGCCTATCGCCCTCATCACCACCGCCTACACTGTGGCCTTTATATCCTTTTGGCATGGTTTCCAACCTACAGTTGGGGATATGCCTTTAAACCTAAAATGCGAGTTATTTATGGTGGTTCCCGTGGACTGCGAAGAGGTTAACGTCAAACTTAGGGAAATAGAAGAACTCCTGGATATTCTTGGAAAAAAACACCCCAAGGAAATGGGGGCTTTTTCGAGGTTCCTGAAGGAGGTTATTGACAACAAAACCCTCACAACGCGGGAAAAGGAGCTTATAGCGGTGGCTCTCGGAATAGCCCAGGGATGTGAGTGGTGTATCGCACTCCACACCCATAAGGCTCTCGAAGCCGGCGCAAAGCCTGAGGAGCTTATAGAGGCAGGACTTGTCGCGGTTCTCATGGCCGGCGGGCCCGCTCTAATGCACCTGATCCCACTTATGAAGGCAATAGAAAACTTCCAGAAGGGAGCTGAAAAGGATTGA